TATACAGACGAAACCACCGACCTTACCGATCATTTCCCAATTCTTCCAGAGTAGTTTCTCGGGGTCGCTCATGCGTCAGTCTTTCGCTTTCGAGGCTGCTCCCTTGAGCTACCCGCCTGTTCTCAATTGCGTTTCTACGTTTGCTTCGGCTTGACGGGCTTCTTCCCGCCAGTTGCTCCATCCCCCGCCGGGCGAGGCTTGATCTGACCTCGTTCTCGCAGTGCTTCGCCGGAAATAAGATGCACGAGTTCCTGACCCAGCCGGTCCATTTCCACCACCAGCGCGTCGATCTTTCCGGCCAGATACATGTAGGCCGTAAGTGCCGGGATGGCAATGAACAGCCCGATCGCGGTGGTGAGAAGTGCCATCGCAATTCCGCCCGCCAGTTGTTCCGCCTGGCCCATGGCGTTGCTTTGAGCAATGCGGTTGAACGCCTGAATCATACCAATCACGGTTCCCAGCAGTCCAATCAAAGGACTCACTGTTGCGACGCCGTTGAGGACTCGCAGCCGTTTCTTCAACTGGCTGATCTGCCGTTCTCCGCCATCGATGACCGCTTGTTCGATCTCGACACTCGGCTTACCCCACTTGCGAACGCCATGCAGAAAGACGTCCGCCATCGGGCTGCCGTCCTGTTGGCAAACCGCAATCGCGTTTGGTTTGTCCATTCGTCCGGAACGCAGGTGCTGCAGAAAACGGTCCACGAATGCTTTCGGGATCACGCGCCGATGTCGCAACACGACCAGCCTGTCGACCGCACAGCACACAGCGACAATGGAAGCGACAGCAAAGACGATCGCGAAGGGCCAGCCGACGGCCGACACAATTTCCTGAGGCGAGCTGGGAATTGCTGACGGCGTCGCTTCCAAACCTGCCGTCTCACCAGCCGCGTTGACTGGGTCTAATTCTGACGCGGGTTCCTGCCCCACGACTGCCGTAGACATCAACGCCATCGCAAGCAGGCAGGCAGCAGAGCCTCGCGCGAACGTGAAAACGCCAGGCCACGCCTGCGGCGCACGAGAGTAAGACGGGGTCGCCATTGAGATCGGGATTCCAGAGTTCTGAGAAATGTTCGCTCTCGCACAAAGCGGACGGCAGCACATAGTGTAGCAGTCAGCATGGCAGGTTTCGGCACACTTTCTGCGATTCGCGGCTGCATATGGGGAAGCCCCGCCTCAAATTGTCCGGCACGCGTTTTGCTTCTGTAACTTTGGTGACATGAGTGAAATGGGCGGCTGTGGCCAGAGCGAAGTATTTCATGGCCGTTGCCGACGCATTTCGGAACCAGCCCATTTTTCTCAGCACCGTCAGCGACCGGAGAGATCTTTCAACGACCAGTCAGAACAAGTGATTTGTCGGGGTGAATGGGAGTCCGGTTACTGAGGCGAGACCATTCATTTAGCAATGAAAATGAGCCCATGCCATCGCTTCCATCCAATCGCCTGGTCATTCGTGTGTCGCTGATCTGCCTCATAAGCATCGTGTCACTGACGTCGACCAGTGCTCAGCCGACGGCACCGCCGATCATTCCAGCTTCGCCATCAGTGACCGAACCTGTCCGGCCGCCGACTCCTTCTGACTTCGGGATCGTGATTCGACTATCTGAAACCTTGCTGCAACCCAAGGAGCCGTCTGTGTCGCGGACGACGCCCGTGCGTGAGATGGTAGCCGGAGCATGCAGCGTCGGAACGGCGGACACCAACGGGCAATTGACTGTTGACTTTAAACCGAAGAGTGACGGGATCGCGATGAACCTGATTTTTCAGGGCACATCCGTTTCCCAAACCGTGGTACGCCAAAGCTCGGCTCGCATTTCCAGTACCACTTCAACTCAGGTGATGGTCAGCACTCCGATTGACTTCGATCCAGCATCGGGATTCAGGTCCGGGCAGGCACTAAGCGATGCGAAGGTTGTGAACGTCTGCCGAAATGTGGCCGCTGAGAAACGCGGCCTGCGAGGTCTCATTGTCCGCCGCGCGGCAAAGAAACAGCTCGCCGAAAAACAGCACGAAATCCGACACGCATGCGAGCAATCGACTCGCAAACAGGTGGCCACAGATACGAAGAGCGAAGTGGACAAGCAGCTTGAGCGGTGGAACCAGCAATGGGCGACGCTGCGACAAATGCTGGGTGGACAGGCGTGGTATCGCGAAGACAGCAACACATTTCTGGCCAGCGACGAGAACCACGTGCACGTGTTTATTCGAGCCGCCGCAGACGACATGGACGAGACGACCGCAGCAGGACCGCCGATACCCTTTCCGCCGAAACAGCTTCCCGCTGCTGAACGAGGAAGCCTGGTTGAAATCATCTTCTACGAAGACAAACAAACCAAGCAGGAACTGGCTGCTTTGCTGAGCCTGGTGGAAGCCATGATCAGGCAGCAAACGGCCGACTTGCCAATCTCCGACAGGTTGTCGATCGACACGATTGTAGGGAAGAACTGGGTGAAACTAAGCGTCACTAAAGACGCGTCGCCCGCACCGGTAAGGCAGCTCACCAGCAATTAACGCCAATGCTGCTGAGCTCCGCCGATGTGTTCTTGAGGCTGAATGGACGCTAAGACTGCTTCGCCTTTTTCAGGCTTTCCAGCAGCTTGCGGAACTTCTCTTCGTTGATCTTCTTCAGTGTCTCACCCGGCTTGGCGAGTTGCAGTTTGCCTTTCATGACCACTTCGTCCGGAAGCAGACATTCGCTGGAATTGCAGGCCTGGAAGTGGACGTGGAACTCAAGTTCCGCAACCTTGGCTGTTTCCTTTTCGTCAATTTCCAATATGCCGTACACCATGATCTTACCGTCGTAGACGTGTGTCGCTGTTTCAAACAGTTGCAGGGTGTGGTGCTTGGGATATTTGAGCTTGGTGAGCTTCACTTTTTGCTTCGTGTTGATTTCGACTTTCGTCGGCTTCATGTAGTCGGGGTTCGAAGGGTTCGCATTGATGTGCCAGCCATCTTTGATGTCGAGCTCAATCGCCACATAACACTTTCCTCCGCGCGGAAGCTTGTTGTACAGCGGGTAGATTTTTACCTTCACCAACTTCGGCTTCTCATCCTTGGCGGCAGTATCGTCCGGACCCGGCACGAAAGGCTTGAATGCCGTCTGCTCAATTACGGCTGCAGTGCTGGCGTTTGGATTGGCATCGTCAGGCGTGCCAACGGTGGCCGGTGTCTTGTCGTTGTCAGAGCCGGTCAAAATGTAGTTCGAATTAGGGCTTTGCATCCGCTGCTCGGAAGCCGCCGTCAAGGTTGCACCGATTGTTTTGACGTGGCTAACGCTCTCAGCGTCTGCCTCGCGATCTTTGGCCGTTGTCAGCCAAAGATCGAGCGACCGTGCTAGCCCGCAGCAGGAGGCCGGCGATTTTTCCAGCACTGGTGCGAATCGCTGCAAGGTGTCGGCTGCGATGCTGCGAAACTGTGAGGACTTGTTGTGTTGGTCGAGGCGAATCAGATTGCGAACCGACACGCTGTTGGCAGACGCGAACACGGAATCGTAGACAGAGCTGGTGCGTGCGATGAGCTGTTCGTGGTTGCTGGATGTGAAGTAGAACGCCTGCAGCGTTTCGTCGTAGAACGATTCCACCTGTTGGCTTGCCAACTTCGTCGCTTCTTCCAGCCATTTTTGATCGTTTGTTGTGGTGTGCAGTTCCAACAGAGCGTCGACCAGGAATGCATAGTCGTCCAGATAGCCGTTATGCTTTGGTGCCCCGTTGCGCCACGTCCGGAGAAGATTGCCGTCTGCTGAACGCAGGTTTGTCAGCAGGAAATTGGTCGCCCGTGCTGCAGCGTCTGTGTCCTGGGGCCTCTGTAGTTCGCGTCCGCTGTACGCCAGGGCTCGAATCATGAGGGCATTCCACGCAGTCAGAACCTTGTCATCAAGAAGTGGGCGTTCACGCTTCGACCGAACTTCCAGCAGCTTCGAGCGATGCTGCTGCAGTTTTTCTTCCAGGCTGGATAGTTCCTGCTTCTGTTCCGCTGCGACGGCAGCCAGTGGACTTGGCAGGTGCAATACGAAGCCATGTTCGAATGAGTTTTCTGCATTCAGTCCATACACTTGTTCGAACAGCGAGCTGTCTTTAGCTCCCAACGTGTCCTGGATTTCCTGCTTCGACCAGACATAGTATTCGCCTTCGATGGCGTTGGTTTCTGCATCCAGAGCGGAACAGAAACCGCCTTCGGGCGTTGTCATGTCGCGAAGCACAAAGTCGGCGATCTCAGCTGCCACTTCGGCCAGCAGGTTATTGTTACTTAGCCTGGCTGTCCGCGTATAAACGCCCAGCAGCATGGCCTGGTCGTACAGCATTTTTTCGAAGTGCGGGACGAGCCACTTTCGGTCGGTGCTGTAACGATGAAAGCCGCCAGCAAGGTGATCGCGAATTCCTCCACGAGCCATCTTTAGCAACGACTGTTCGACGATGTCCAGCAGGTCTTTGTCACCAGACGCTTCGAAGGCATCCAGCACCAGTTCCATCCGCGGCACGTTAGGAAAACGTGGCCCATCCGGATTGGTTGCTTTAAAGTCGACGCCGCCCCAGACCGGGTCGTACATTTCCTGGACCTCATCCACGGCAGCGGTCACGAGGTCGGCGTTCAGTGCTGTCGCTTCCAGGTCAACACCGGGCCGCGTCATTCGCTGCACCTGAGCCGCCATCAGCTCTCCGGATCGTTCTAAGGCCTCACGGTTGTTGTTCCACAGGGTGGAGATCTTCGTGGCGGCCGTCAAAAATCCAGGACCACGTTCAGGGCTGTCATTTGGAGGCAGGTAGGTTGCGCCGGCAATCGGGTTGCCTTCAGGCGTGAGGAACATCGATAGCGGCCAGCCTCCGCCGCCTCGACCGCCCACAAGTTGCTGGTACACCAGCAGACTGGTCATGTAGATGTCGTCGATATCCGGGCGTTCTTCCCGGTCGACTTTGATGTTAACGAAGTGCTCGTTCAGAAATTCTGCAATGGGGCCGTCGGAGAAAACCTTGCGTTCCATCACGTGGCACCAGTAGCAACTGCTATAGCCAACGGACAGGAAGATCGGCTTTTCTTCGCGTTTCGCTTTTTCGAACGCTTCCGGTCCCCATGGATACCAGTCCACCGGGTTGTGGGCATGCAGCAGCAGGTATGGGCTTGATTCCTGCGCCAGCCGATTTGCAGGCTGATCCTTCGCGTGAGCCGGCGATTCCTCGGCGATGGCATTTGGCAACAAAGAAATCACGGCGACGCCAACCTTAAGGAAGGCGGCAAAACCAGTTTGACTCATCAGACTATATTCCATGCTGAAGATTCGGCGACGGCCGCAGATCCCCATCTGCAGTCCTCGCCAGCAAGCCACAGATGAATCCATGGCCTTCTGATAACACCCAGCCAAACACCCCGCATTCTAACGATGCCGCGTTCTGTACCTAGCCCAGCCTCGCTCCCCTGCGACTGAAAGTCGGTAATTTTCGGTGTGCTTGCTCACACTTCGTTTCGCGTAAACTCTTTCCTGAATCACGGTTGCGCTGTGCTGTGGCGGGTTTTTACTACCGTTTGCGAATTCTCGCAGACAACCGCGTGAAGGCAATCTGGATGTTGCTGGTTTTTTCCCGCAGGCGAACCTGAAAACCATTCCCTCATTCAGTGGGGATGCACGTTTTTGGCCCTTACGTGCGAAGGGCCTCGCCCGCCGATTTCGGGAAATTGTGAACCCGGGGCAATCCTGTCGCCGATGACAATTATTGGTGAACCACACCGCCATGCGCGCCCGAATTGCCGGAAGGAGTACCGGCAAATTCTGCTGGAAGTACCTTCCCTGCACGCTGCACGGCGACAGAAATTACTCGTGATCGATCTTAGTCCTGTGCATCGCGTTATCCACGTGGCGGCAGGGCGGGAGACACCGGGATTCATGAATCGCACATCGTCATCGAACCTGTTTGACCAATTGCCTCACGGCTACCGCATCGACGTGCGATTCGGCACGACGTACGACCGCGCTCCGTCTGGTGCTGATGATCTGACAATGATTTGCGGGGTCGATACGCGCGAAGCCGTTATCCTGAATCGTCTTGGCGTCTACTTTCTGGCTCAGGTTGCGCTATGGCAGCGGCGAGAAGCAGCAGCATTTGCTGATGAGCTCGGCATGAGTCTTTCCACCTTGCTGGAAGAGCAGTGGATTGAACAAGCACATCGTATTTGTCGCCCGCAGCCTGTTGAGCCGTCAAGTAATTCACGCCATCTGCCGGCGTCGGTGATACGCACGGTATCGCTGCTCGGTTGCGCCCTGCTGGTGGGTTGCATGGCCGTTTACTGGATGAGTCTGCGAACGAATCCTTCGCTACGCGGCGTCCTGTCGGCTGACATTACTTCGCTGCGTGTTCCTGCTGAATCCCGTCTGCTGGAGTCATTTGTTGAGGCGGGTGACGAAATTTTTTCCGGTGACAAACTGATCACCCTGGAGAAAACTGAACACGTCGCCATGATCCGTCTGCAGGAAGAACGAGTTCGCGAACTGGAACGTCAACTACGTCAGGCCGAAGCTCAGGCTGCTCTGGATCTCGCATGGCGTAGCCGGGAACTCGATCGTGAGTTGTCCGACGTCCGCACTCGAGCTCACCTGATTCAGGAAGTCAAGCGGACGGCGGCAGAGGATTCGCACGGTTCGGCGTCTGTGTCCAGTGAAAGCCCATCAGAACCGAGCAAAGGAATCGCCGCTCAGACGGTTTCGCAGTCTCAGTTCTATGAAGAACCCGAAACATCGCAGACTCCCAACAGCATGGTATTTATCAGCGGGGCGTCAGGGAAATCGTCGATCGACGTCGCTCGTCCCGCTGCACCGCTACAGATTGCACCAGTGGCACCTCAACCCAAACCTCAGAAGGTCGTCCTGGCGTCTGAACCGAAGCCGGACGCGATGTTGAGCGTCGAAGCGAAGAACGTTGAACAACGCCTTCAGCGATTGGAAGAACTCCGCAGCCTGTTGCCCAAACAGGTTCGCACGGCCGCTGGCGTGGAAAGTGTTCGGCTGCAGTACGAAGAAGCGAATCAGCGGCTGACAGAAATGAATACTCTTAGCCGCGAAGTCGCCGTGCTGTGTCCATCGCATGGTAAGGTCGGCCAGGTGCGGTATCAGCCCGGTGACAACATGTCGACCGGTGAAATCATGCTGAAGATTTTGCACACGGATCGACGCTACGTGCTGCTTCATGTGCCAACGCGGCGAGTCAACGAAATTCAGCCGGGAACTGTTGTTGAGCTCGTCTTCCCGGGCGATGGTCATTATCGCGGCAAGGTTTCTAACCTGCCGATGCTCGCAGAATCTTCACCGCCCGGCGGCACGAGTTTAGTGACGGTTCGAGTTGAACCTGTCGGACGACTGTGGCCCGAAATTCCGATCGGCAGCCAGATTGATGTGGTCGTGGGGAGCAAGCGACTTTTTTAGAGATCGCTAAATCAGTTCGATGTCGGCTTCATCCACCGTGATCGATGCGCCCTGCTGCAGGAAGTTCACCAAAACTGTCAGCCTGTGCTGGTTCTTAACCTGAGTGATCGTGCCGACCAGTTCTCTGTCCTTCAGGGGGCCGCGTACGATTCTTGCCATCTGGCCCACCGTTGGCCGAACTTCCGCCTGCAGGTCTTCGCCATGTTCTTCCAGCGTTCGGATCTGCTGCAGGTCTTTGACCAGAATTTCAGGATCGACCACAGGAATACACTTGGATACGCATCCGGTCGCCACAGTGTTGTAGCGGTCTTCTTCCGATGCACATACAAATACGTAGCCGGTGAACAGCGGCGCATAACTGGTGCGCATGCGGCCAGCCGGTGATCGCGTACGTTTAGCGACCATCGGTCCGTAGTGAGCGATCTTTTGCGTGCGCAGACGCCGCATGAGATCTTTTTCGCGCCGAGACAGCGTGTAGATGGCGAACCAGTTGCCGTCCGGCACAATGATCTCGGGTGAGGAAAGCAGGTTGTCCGGATACAGGTCCGGTTCCTGGTCAAGAATTGGCATGGGATCTGAAATCTAACTCGAATACTGGCCCGATAAACTGAGAGACCGAGCTCTCCCCGATTGCTAATTCTACGGAAATCTGCGGCGTGCGTGAATCGCAGGCGAAGTTTGTTGATTCGACTGCGACCGGACAAGGGCGGGAAACGCGATATCCGGTTTGATCCATTGATTCCAACATCCGGTAGTGAAACTGCGTAGGCAGGTTGAGCTAGCGAATGTTCTGAAAATCAGCGAAAAAACTAGCATTTGACCACACCATTCCAGAAGATCGCACGCAACACTCCAACCACATCAGAAATCTTGCTCCATGTATGTTCTCCTCGGCGGCCACGGATACGTGGGCACCGCTATTCAGCGATTTCTCGCACAACAGCAACTGCCTTTTCAGGTCGTCTCTCGCAGCGACGTTGACTATTCCAGTCGAGATGCGCTGAGGACTTTCCTGGGGGAAACGCGCCCTGAGTTTCTGATTAACGCAGCTGGGTTCACGGGCCGCCCTAATGTCGATGCCTGTGAATTGCAGAAGGCCGACTGTCTGGATGGTAACGCTGTGTTGCCCGGAGTCATCCGTGACGTTTGTGAAAACCTGAAGCTGCCCTGGGGGCACGTTTCGTCCGGCTGTATCTACACCGGAGCGAAGCCTGATGGCAGCGGGTTCACAGAAGCCGACCCGCCCAACTTTTCCTTCCGCCAGGACAACTGCAGCTTCTATTCCGGCACGAAAGCGCTGGGCGAAGAGGTCCTGGACGGGGCAACTCAATGCTATGTGTGGCGGCTCCGCATTCCGTTCAACGAATTCAATTCACCTCGCAACTACATTAGCAAGATGATCAATTACGATCGGTTGCTGGACGCGACCAATAGCCTGTCGCATCTTGGCGAATTTGCGGCGGCGTGCGTGGCCTGCTGGACTCAGAAAGTCGACTTCGGAATCTACAACCTGACCAACCCGGGGGCAGTGACGACTCGCGAAGTCGTCAACATGATTCAGCAACAGGGTCTTAGCGATAAGCAGTTCTCCTTCTTTGAAACAGAAGAAGAATTCATGAAGCTCGCGGCCGCCACGCCTCGGTCCAATTGCGTCTTGGACAGCAGCAAGGCCATTGCAGCCGGGCTGCCGTTAAGTCCCGTAGAAGACGCTTTGCAGATGGCTATGAAGAACTGGAAATAACGTACCCCTCCCGCAATTCATTGCGGGAGGGGTCGATCGAGCGAAGCAAGATCGGGGGAGGGCCGACCGTGCAACTGATTTGTGAGACTCATCAGTTAGTGCCGCGCATGCCCCGTCCCGGACATTGCTTCGCTGGTCCGACCTCCCCTCGGCTTCGCCGGGGAGAGGTGGGATTCCTGCAGTAACACATTCAAACACCGGAAACATTCCCAACATGTCGACCATCCTTGTCACCGGCGGCGCCGGGTTCATCGGAAGCTGCTTTGTTCGTCGAGCCATCGCGCGAGGAACAGCGCGGATCGTGAATCTGGACAAGCTGACTTACGCCGGCAATCCGGATTCACTTCCTCAAGACATTGCGACCAAGCACACGTTGGTCGTCGGTGACATCGGTGATTCTTCACTGGTGCGAAGCCTTCTGGCGGAACACCAGCCCGATGCCATTGTCAACTTCGCGGCCGAATCGCACGTTGACCGGTCCATCGATGGGCCCATGGAATTTGTGCAGACGAATGTCGTAGGCACGTGTCGGCTGCTGGAAGAAGTTCGCCAGTATCACGCAAACCTGTTGCAACCAGCGAAGGAAGACTTCCGCTTCCTGCATGTGTCGACCGACGAAGTTTACGGTTCACTGGGCGACACCGGCCTGTTTACCGAAACCACGCCCTATTCGCCAAACAGCCCGTATTCAGCATCGAAAGCTGCGTCGGATCACTTTGTGCGAGCGTACCTGCACACGTATGGCGTGCCGACGTTGATGACCAATTGCAGCAACAATTATGGCCCCTATCAGTTTCCTGAGAAACTCATCCCGCTGGTAATCCTGA
This DNA window, taken from Fuerstiella marisgermanici, encodes the following:
- a CDS encoding thioredoxin domain-containing protein, producing MSQTGFAAFLKVGVAVISLLPNAIAEESPAHAKDQPANRLAQESSPYLLLHAHNPVDWYPWGPEAFEKAKREEKPIFLSVGYSSCYWCHVMERKVFSDGPIAEFLNEHFVNIKVDREERPDIDDIYMTSLLVYQQLVGGRGGGGWPLSMFLTPEGNPIAGATYLPPNDSPERGPGFLTAATKISTLWNNNREALERSGELMAAQVQRMTRPGVDLEATALNADLVTAAVDEVQEMYDPVWGGVDFKATNPDGPRFPNVPRMELVLDAFEASGDKDLLDIVEQSLLKMARGGIRDHLAGGFHRYSTDRKWLVPHFEKMLYDQAMLLGVYTRTARLSNNNLLAEVAAEIADFVLRDMTTPEGGFCSALDAETNAIEGEYYVWSKQEIQDTLGAKDSSLFEQVYGLNAENSFEHGFVLHLPSPLAAVAAEQKQELSSLEEKLQQHRSKLLEVRSKRERPLLDDKVLTAWNALMIRALAYSGRELQRPQDTDAAARATNFLLTNLRSADGNLLRTWRNGAPKHNGYLDDYAFLVDALLELHTTTNDQKWLEEATKLASQQVESFYDETLQAFYFTSSNHEQLIARTSSVYDSVFASANSVSVRNLIRLDQHNKSSQFRSIAADTLQRFAPVLEKSPASCCGLARSLDLWLTTAKDREADAESVSHVKTIGATLTAASEQRMQSPNSNYILTGSDNDKTPATVGTPDDANPNASTAAVIEQTAFKPFVPGPDDTAAKDEKPKLVKVKIYPLYNKLPRGGKCYVAIELDIKDGWHINANPSNPDYMKPTKVEINTKQKVKLTKLKYPKHHTLQLFETATHVYDGKIMVYGILEIDEKETAKVAELEFHVHFQACNSSECLLPDEVVMKGKLQLAKPGETLKKINEEKFRKLLESLKKAKQS
- the rfbB gene encoding dTDP-glucose 4,6-dehydratase, whose protein sequence is MSTILVTGGAGFIGSCFVRRAIARGTARIVNLDKLTYAGNPDSLPQDIATKHTLVVGDIGDSSLVRSLLAEHQPDAIVNFAAESHVDRSIDGPMEFVQTNVVGTCRLLEEVRQYHANLLQPAKEDFRFLHVSTDEVYGSLGDTGLFTETTPYSPNSPYSASKAASDHFVRAYLHTYGVPTLMTNCSNNYGPYQFPEKLIPLVILNALEGKPLPIYGDGLNVRDWLYVDDHCEAIETVLDKGVIGECYNVGGNNEQANINIVRTICQTIDRLKPDLTHRPCESLITYVTDRPGHDRRYAIDASKIRDELGWEPKQNFQDGIEATVKWYMENSDWVQRVQSGEYRGERLGLGG
- the nusG gene encoding transcription termination/antitermination protein NusG produces the protein MPILDQEPDLYPDNLLSSPEIIVPDGNWFAIYTLSRREKDLMRRLRTQKIAHYGPMVAKRTRSPAGRMRTSYAPLFTGYVFVCASEEDRYNTVATGCVSKCIPVVDPEILVKDLQQIRTLEEHGEDLQAEVRPTVGQMARIVRGPLKDRELVGTITQVKNQHRLTVLVNFLQQGASITVDEADIELI
- a CDS encoding HlyD family efflux transporter periplasmic adaptor subunit; translated protein: MIDLSPVHRVIHVAAGRETPGFMNRTSSSNLFDQLPHGYRIDVRFGTTYDRAPSGADDLTMICGVDTREAVILNRLGVYFLAQVALWQRREAAAFADELGMSLSTLLEEQWIEQAHRICRPQPVEPSSNSRHLPASVIRTVSLLGCALLVGCMAVYWMSLRTNPSLRGVLSADITSLRVPAESRLLESFVEAGDEIFSGDKLITLEKTEHVAMIRLQEERVRELERQLRQAEAQAALDLAWRSRELDRELSDVRTRAHLIQEVKRTAAEDSHGSASVSSESPSEPSKGIAAQTVSQSQFYEEPETSQTPNSMVFISGASGKSSIDVARPAAPLQIAPVAPQPKPQKVVLASEPKPDAMLSVEAKNVEQRLQRLEELRSLLPKQVRTAAGVESVRLQYEEANQRLTEMNTLSREVAVLCPSHGKVGQVRYQPGDNMSTGEIMLKILHTDRRYVLLHVPTRRVNEIQPGTVVELVFPGDGHYRGKVSNLPMLAESSPPGGTSLVTVRVEPVGRLWPEIPIGSQIDVVVGSKRLF
- a CDS encoding sugar nucleotide-binding protein — translated: MYVLLGGHGYVGTAIQRFLAQQQLPFQVVSRSDVDYSSRDALRTFLGETRPEFLINAAGFTGRPNVDACELQKADCLDGNAVLPGVIRDVCENLKLPWGHVSSGCIYTGAKPDGSGFTEADPPNFSFRQDNCSFYSGTKALGEEVLDGATQCYVWRLRIPFNEFNSPRNYISKMINYDRLLDATNSLSHLGEFAAACVACWTQKVDFGIYNLTNPGAVTTREVVNMIQQQGLSDKQFSFFETEEEFMKLAAATPRSNCVLDSSKAIAAGLPLSPVEDALQMAMKNWK
- a CDS encoding MotA/TolQ/ExbB proton channel family protein gives rise to the protein MATPSYSRAPQAWPGVFTFARGSAACLLAMALMSTAVVGQEPASELDPVNAAGETAGLEATPSAIPSSPQEIVSAVGWPFAIVFAVASIVAVCCAVDRLVVLRHRRVIPKAFVDRFLQHLRSGRMDKPNAIAVCQQDGSPMADVFLHGVRKWGKPSVEIEQAVIDGGERQISQLKKRLRVLNGVATVSPLIGLLGTVIGMIQAFNRIAQSNAMGQAEQLAGGIAMALLTTAIGLFIAIPALTAYMYLAGKIDALVVEMDRLGQELVHLISGEALRERGQIKPRPAGDGATGGKKPVKPKQT